A genomic segment from Streptomyces sp. NBC_00459 encodes:
- the gabT gene encoding 4-aminobutyrate--2-oxoglutarate transaminase → MTALPPLPQERRVVTAIPGPKSQELQARRLAAVAAGVGSVLPVFTARASGGIIEDVDGNRLIDFGSGIAVTSVGASAEAVVRRASAQLADFTHTCFMVTPYEGYVEVAEALAELTPGDHAKKSALFNSGAEAVENAVKIARAYTKRQAVVVFDHGYHGRTNLTMALTAKNMPYKHGFGPFAPEVYRVPVAYGYRWPTGPENAGPEAAAQAVDQISKQVGADNVAAIIIEPVLGEGGFIEPAKGFLPAIRKFAADNGIVFVADEIQSGFCRTGQWFACEDEGIVPDLITTAKGIAGGLPLAAVTGRAEIMDAAHAGGLGGTYGGNPVACAGALGSIETMKELDLNARAKHIEAVMKARLTAMAEKYAHNDRFSIGDIRGRGAMIAIELVKDRATKEPHPEATAALAKACHQEGLVVLTCGTYGNVLRFLPPLVIGDDLLNEGLDIIEQAFTSV, encoded by the coding sequence ATGACCGCCCTTCCGCCCCTCCCCCAGGAGCGCCGCGTAGTCACCGCGATCCCCGGCCCGAAGTCGCAGGAGCTCCAGGCCCGACGTCTCGCCGCCGTCGCGGCCGGTGTCGGCTCGGTGCTGCCCGTGTTCACGGCTCGGGCGAGCGGCGGGATCATCGAGGACGTCGACGGGAACCGGCTGATCGACTTCGGGTCCGGCATCGCCGTGACGTCGGTCGGCGCCAGTGCCGAGGCGGTCGTGCGCCGGGCCTCCGCCCAGCTCGCCGACTTCACGCACACCTGTTTCATGGTCACGCCGTACGAGGGGTACGTCGAGGTCGCCGAGGCGCTCGCCGAGCTGACGCCGGGCGACCACGCCAAGAAGAGCGCCCTGTTCAACAGTGGTGCCGAGGCCGTCGAGAACGCCGTGAAGATCGCACGGGCCTACACCAAGCGGCAGGCCGTCGTCGTGTTCGACCACGGCTACCACGGGCGGACCAACCTCACCATGGCCCTCACCGCCAAGAACATGCCGTACAAGCACGGCTTCGGGCCGTTCGCGCCCGAGGTGTACCGCGTACCCGTCGCCTACGGCTACCGCTGGCCCACCGGCCCCGAGAACGCCGGGCCCGAGGCCGCCGCGCAGGCCGTCGACCAGATCAGCAAGCAGGTCGGGGCGGACAACGTCGCCGCGATCATCATCGAACCGGTGCTCGGCGAGGGCGGCTTCATCGAGCCCGCGAAGGGCTTCCTGCCGGCGATCCGGAAGTTCGCCGCCGACAACGGCATCGTCTTCGTCGCCGACGAGATCCAGTCCGGGTTCTGCCGGACCGGGCAGTGGTTCGCGTGCGAGGACGAGGGCATCGTGCCCGACCTGATCACCACCGCCAAGGGCATCGCGGGCGGGCTGCCGCTCGCCGCCGTCACCGGGCGCGCCGAGATCATGGACGCCGCGCACGCGGGTGGCCTGGGTGGCACCTACGGCGGAAACCCGGTCGCCTGCGCGGGTGCGCTCGGCTCGATCGAGACGATGAAGGAGCTCGACCTCAACGCCAGGGCGAAGCACATCGAGGCCGTCATGAAGGCACGGCTGACCGCCATGGCCGAGAAGTACGCCCACAACGACCGATTCAGTATCGGCGACATCCGGGGCCGGGGCGCCATGATCGCCATCGAGCTGGTCAAGGACCGCGCCACCAAGGAGCCCCACCCGGAGGCGACCGCCGCTCTGGCCAAGGCATGCCATCAGGAGGGTCTGGTGGTCCTTACCTGTGGCACGTACGGCAACGTCCTCCGCTTCCTGCCCCCGCTGGTGATCGGCGACGATCTCCTCAACGAGGGCCTCGACATCATCGAGCAGGCCTTCACCAGCGTCTGA
- a CDS encoding alpha/beta fold hydrolase, whose amino-acid sequence MTNLSSLRLPDGFRDVFTSRLVEVNGLRLHAVTGGDGPALLLISGWPQTWYAWREVMPALARRHTVVAVDPRGAGLSDKPDDGYDAGTLAADLVALMAELGHDRFDVAGHDIGTWTGYALAADHPERVDRLAILEAVIPGLTPSPPFFGPAAVNLKLWQFGFNRLTDLNEELVRGRERLFFGHQFATKAATPDAIPAYAVDVYVDAIATDPRALRASFAYYRALDETIAQNEQRGRTRLTLPVLALGGALWSGASAAQTMRLAADDVTGVVLDDCGHYPAEERPARCVEILEDFLSRRLTSAGAPPRLS is encoded by the coding sequence GAACGGGCTGCGGCTGCACGCGGTCACCGGTGGGGACGGCCCGGCGCTGCTGCTGATCAGCGGGTGGCCCCAGACCTGGTACGCCTGGCGGGAGGTGATGCCCGCGCTCGCCCGCCGGCACACCGTCGTCGCCGTCGACCCGCGCGGGGCCGGGCTCTCCGACAAGCCCGACGACGGGTACGACGCCGGCACGCTCGCCGCCGATCTGGTCGCGTTGATGGCCGAGCTCGGGCACGACCGGTTCGACGTGGCCGGCCACGACATCGGCACATGGACCGGATACGCCCTCGCCGCCGATCACCCCGAGCGGGTGGACCGGCTCGCCATCCTCGAAGCAGTGATCCCCGGCCTCACGCCGTCCCCGCCGTTCTTCGGCCCGGCCGCGGTCAACCTGAAGCTCTGGCAGTTCGGCTTCAACCGGCTCACCGACCTCAACGAGGAACTGGTCCGGGGACGGGAGCGGCTCTTCTTCGGCCACCAGTTCGCCACCAAGGCAGCCACCCCGGACGCGATCCCCGCGTACGCCGTCGACGTCTACGTCGACGCGATCGCCACGGATCCCCGCGCGCTGCGGGCGAGCTTCGCGTACTACCGGGCGCTGGACGAGACGATCGCGCAGAACGAGCAGCGCGGCAGGACCCGGCTGACGCTGCCGGTGCTCGCCCTCGGCGGCGCGCTGTGGAGCGGCGCGAGTGCCGCCCAGACGATGCGACTGGCGGCCGACGACGTCACGGGGGTCGTCCTCGACGACTGCGGCCACTACCCGGCCGAGGAACGGCCGGCGCGGTGTGTCGAGATCCTGGAGGACTTCCTCAGCCGGCGCCTCACATCAGCGGGCGCTCCCCCTCGGCTCAGCTGA